One genomic window of Micrococcus flavus includes the following:
- a CDS encoding NAD(P)-binding domain-containing protein, translating into MRERVALIGAGPSGMSLLRALALAEDAGAAVPEVVAFERQDDWGGQWNLDWRTGADRHGEPVHSAMYRDLWINGPKECMEYPDYPFDAHFGRAVSSYLPREAMRDYIVGRVAEVAGRIRPEIRFATAVRWVQPLEGGGFAVTSEDLVTREAVTERFDRVVVATGHFHTPHLPSWPGVETFPGQVQHAHDYRSPEPYTGRRVLVVGSSYSGQDLALQLHRAGAAHVTTAYRARPQDIAWPAGMDEAPEVQGFDGAEVTFADGSTAEYDAVLLCTGYRHHYPFLPRELALAGPNLLAPFGLWKGVVWHADPRVLYLGATQQLFTLTLLDAQAFFARDVLLGRVPVPDEEERRADMDAWFERMTRIDGPPAALAYQGAYIQDLSSHTDCPEVDVEAVARTFLEMRDARIEDVRTFRDRRHRSTVTGTLAAAHPVPWMDRPDDSLEEYLHRFPA; encoded by the coding sequence ATGCGTGAGCGCGTCGCCCTGATCGGAGCCGGCCCGTCCGGCATGTCCCTGCTGCGGGCCCTCGCCCTGGCCGAGGACGCGGGGGCGGCGGTCCCGGAGGTCGTGGCGTTCGAGCGCCAGGACGACTGGGGCGGCCAGTGGAACCTGGACTGGCGCACCGGCGCGGACCGCCACGGCGAGCCCGTGCACTCCGCCATGTACCGGGACCTGTGGATCAACGGGCCCAAGGAGTGCATGGAGTACCCGGACTACCCGTTCGATGCGCATTTCGGCCGCGCCGTGTCCTCGTACCTCCCGCGGGAGGCCATGCGGGACTACATCGTGGGCCGGGTGGCCGAGGTGGCCGGGCGCATCCGCCCGGAGATCCGGTTCGCCACGGCCGTCCGCTGGGTGCAGCCGCTCGAGGGCGGCGGGTTCGCGGTGACCTCGGAGGACCTGGTCACGCGCGAGGCCGTCACCGAGCGCTTCGACCGCGTCGTGGTGGCCACCGGGCACTTCCACACCCCGCACCTGCCGTCCTGGCCCGGCGTGGAGACCTTCCCCGGGCAGGTCCAGCACGCCCACGACTACCGAAGCCCGGAGCCGTACACGGGCCGTCGCGTGCTCGTGGTGGGCTCCTCCTACTCCGGGCAGGACCTGGCCCTGCAGCTGCACCGCGCCGGCGCCGCCCACGTGACCACCGCCTACCGTGCCCGCCCGCAGGACATCGCGTGGCCGGCCGGCATGGACGAGGCCCCCGAGGTGCAGGGGTTCGACGGTGCGGAGGTCACCTTCGCGGACGGCTCCACCGCCGAGTACGACGCCGTGCTGCTGTGCACCGGCTACCGCCACCACTACCCCTTCCTGCCGCGCGAGCTGGCGCTGGCCGGCCCGAACCTGCTGGCCCCGTTCGGGCTGTGGAAGGGCGTGGTCTGGCACGCCGACCCGCGCGTGCTCTACCTGGGTGCCACCCAGCAGCTGTTCACCCTGACGCTCCTGGACGCGCAGGCCTTCTTCGCCCGCGACGTGCTGCTCGGCCGCGTCCCGGTGCCCGACGAGGAGGAGCGTCGGGCCGACATGGACGCCTGGTTCGAGCGGATGACGCGGATCGACGGGCCGCCGGCCGCGCTGGCCTACCAGGGCGCGTACATCCAGGACCTGTCCTCCCACACGGACTGCCCGGAGGTGGACGTCGAGGCGGTGGCCCGCACCTTCCTCGAGATGCGCGACGCCCGGATCGAGGACGTCCGGACGTTCCGCGACCGGCGGCACCGCTCGACCGTGACCGGCACGCTGGCCGCGGCGCACCCGGTGCCGTGGATGGACCGCCCGGACGACTCCCTTGAGGAGTACCTCCACCGCTTCCCGGCCTGA
- a CDS encoding bifunctional 3-phenylpropionate/cinnamic acid dioxygenase ferredoxin subunit — protein sequence MAREINVGPASAVPEGESLVVPKETTGTKDHIGVFHGEDGEFYAIDNTCSHQDYALSEGFVEGACVECPLHGASFDLRTGEALTLPATTPVGTHAVEVRDGDLWLTVQDDA from the coding sequence ATGGCACGCGAGATCAACGTGGGACCGGCCTCGGCCGTCCCGGAGGGCGAGTCCCTGGTGGTCCCCAAGGAGACCACCGGCACGAAGGACCACATCGGCGTCTTCCACGGGGAGGACGGCGAGTTCTACGCGATCGACAACACCTGTTCCCACCAGGACTACGCCCTGTCCGAGGGGTTCGTGGAGGGCGCCTGCGTCGAGTGCCCGCTCCACGGCGCGAGCTTCGACCTGCGCACCGGCGAGGCCCTGACCCTGCCCGCGACCACGCCCGTGGGCACCCACGCCGTGGAGGTCCGCGACGGCGACCTCTGGCTCACCGTGCAGGACGACGCGTGA